A single Caldibacillus debilis DSM 16016 DNA region contains:
- the yabG gene encoding sporulation peptidase YabG: MNIKINDIVGRISYSLDIPFRVIHIYEENGESYALLHGDEIRLIADAPVKDLQKLDPEARNEILKPFRTLVEQSQELFKQDYRLIKERQIYESNDLCKRDYQLFQMPGKVLHVDGDAEYLKKCMEEYKKIGIPIYGTYCNEKDMPYIVPDLVDQYRPDILVVTGHDSYSRHRGKKKDLNAYRHSRDFVKTVLEVRKKHPNLDQLIIFAGACQSHFESLIGAGANFASSPMRVNIHALDPVYIVAKISFTPFTERIHVWDVLRNTITGERGIGGIETKGVLRTGMPYHPKLDEEN; this comes from the coding sequence ATGAACATAAAAATCAACGATATTGTCGGGAGGATTTCCTATTCCCTGGATATCCCCTTCCGGGTGATCCATATTTATGAAGAAAACGGGGAATCTTACGCCCTTCTGCACGGGGATGAGATCCGCCTGATTGCCGATGCCCCGGTAAAGGATCTGCAGAAGCTGGATCCGGAAGCCAGAAACGAGATTTTAAAGCCTTTTCGCACCTTGGTGGAACAGTCGCAGGAACTTTTCAAGCAGGATTATCGTCTGATCAAAGAGCGGCAGATTTATGAATCCAACGATTTGTGCAAAAGGGATTACCAGCTTTTCCAAATGCCGGGAAAAGTTCTCCATGTGGACGGGGACGCTGAATATTTAAAAAAATGTATGGAAGAATATAAAAAAATCGGGATTCCCATCTACGGCACCTACTGCAACGAAAAAGACATGCCCTATATCGTGCCCGATCTCGTTGACCAATACCGGCCCGACATCCTGGTCGTCACCGGCCATGATTCCTATTCCCGCCACCGAGGCAAAAAGAAGGATCTGAACGCCTACCGCCATTCCCGGGACTTTGTCAAAACGGTCCTTGAGGTCCGGAAAAAACATCCCAATCTGGACCAGCTCATCATTTTTGCCGGCGCCTGCCAATCCCATTTCGAATCGCTGATCGGTGCGGGCGCCAATTTTGCCAGCTCGCCGATGCGGGTGAACATCCACGCCCTCGACCCCGTGTACATCGTGGCCAAGATCAGTTTTACCCCTTTTACGGAACGGATTCATGTATGGGATGTGCTGCGGAACACGATCACCGGGGAAAGGGGGATCGGGGGAATAGAGACGAAGGGGGTTTTGCGGACGGGCATGCCCTATCACCCGAAATTGGATGAAGAAAATTAA
- a CDS encoding TatD family hydrolase, with protein MLFDIHTHLNAEQFEEDLDEVIERAREAGVSSMVVVGFDRPTIRKTMELIERYDHLYGCIGWHPVDAVDMREEDLAWIEQLSRHPKIVAIGETGLDYHWDKSPKDVQKAVFREQIRLAKKLSLPIMIHNREATEDVIQILKEEHAEETGGIMHCFSGSPEIAKECIKMNFFISLGGPVTFKNGKQAKEVAKEVPLAYLLLETDCPYLAPHPFRGKRNEPAYVRYVAEEIARIKGLPLEEIAEITANNARKIFKIADGKG; from the coding sequence ATGCTGTTTGATATACACACCCATTTAAATGCGGAACAATTCGAAGAAGATTTGGATGAAGTGATCGAACGGGCCCGGGAAGCGGGCGTCTCGTCGATGGTCGTCGTCGGCTTCGACCGGCCGACGATCCGGAAGACGATGGAATTGATCGAACGATATGATCATTTGTACGGCTGCATCGGCTGGCATCCGGTGGATGCCGTCGATATGCGGGAAGAGGATCTGGCATGGATTGAGCAATTGAGCCGGCACCCGAAGATCGTCGCCATCGGGGAAACGGGATTGGATTATCATTGGGATAAATCGCCCAAGGACGTCCAGAAAGCCGTTTTCCGGGAACAGATCCGTCTGGCGAAAAAACTTTCCTTGCCGATTATGATCCATAACCGGGAAGCGACGGAAGATGTCATTCAAATTTTAAAAGAGGAACACGCCGAAGAAACGGGCGGGATCATGCATTGTTTCAGCGGCAGTCCGGAAATTGCCAAAGAATGCATCAAAATGAACTTCTTCATTTCTTTGGGAGGGCCGGTCACGTTTAAAAACGGCAAGCAGGCGAAAGAAGTCGCAAAGGAAGTGCCGCTTGCATATTTGCTTCTCGAAACCGACTGTCCCTATTTGGCACCCCATCCTTTCCGCGGGAAAAGAAACGAACCCGCCTATGTCAGATATGTGGCGGAAGAAATCGCCCGCATCAAAGGGCTTCCTTTGGAGGAAATTGCGGAAATCACGGCGAATAACGCAAGAAAAATATTTAAAATCGCAGACGGAAAAGGGTGA
- the rnmV gene encoding ribonuclease M5: protein MKIKEIIVVEGKDDTAAVKRAVDADTIETNGSALDEETIERIKRLADSRGVIIFTDPDYPGEKIRKQIAERVPHCKHAFLPQTKAKSKTGRIGVEYATADEIRKALEDAVTMGEAAEEVISMEALIEHHLVGHENAKRRRKRLGELLKIGYANGKQLHKRLMMFRITKEQFLEALQQMDGEGLHDE, encoded by the coding sequence ATGAAAATAAAGGAAATCATCGTAGTCGAAGGGAAGGACGACACCGCCGCGGTAAAGCGGGCGGTCGATGCCGACACGATCGAAACGAACGGATCCGCGCTCGATGAAGAAACCATAGAAAGGATAAAACGGTTGGCGGACAGCCGGGGAGTCATCATTTTCACCGATCCCGATTATCCCGGTGAAAAGATCCGCAAACAGATCGCGGAGCGGGTGCCCCATTGCAAGCATGCCTTTTTGCCGCAGACGAAGGCGAAATCCAAAACGGGGAGAATCGGCGTGGAATATGCGACCGCCGACGAAATCAGAAAGGCGCTGGAGGATGCGGTAACGATGGGAGAGGCGGCGGAAGAAGTCATCTCCATGGAAGCGTTGATCGAACATCATCTCGTCGGCCACGAAAATGCGAAAAGGCGCCGGAAAAGGCTCGGAGAATTGTTAAAAATCGGATACGCCAACGGAAAGCAGCTGCATAAACGGCTGATGATGTTCCGAATCACGAAGGAGCAGTTTCTCGAAGCCCTGCAACAGATGGACGGGGAGGGTCTCCATGATGAATAA
- the rsmA gene encoding 16S rRNA (adenine(1518)-N(6)/adenine(1519)-N(6))-dimethyltransferase RsmA, with amino-acid sequence MNKAIASPGRTREILDKYGFTFKKSLGQNFLIDANILDKIVAASGIDETCGVIEIGPGIGALTERLAQKSKKVAAFEIDGRLIPVLKDVLGGYGNVSIIHQDFLKADIRKTIAEEFQDAGDLLIVGNLPYYVTTRMIMKCLTEDLPVSRMVFMVQKEVGDRLSAKPDSKDYGSLSIAVQYYTVPEIVTKVPKTAFMPRPKVDSIVVRLTKREHPPVGVADETFFFTVTRSCFAQRRKTIMNNLMHQMPGGKDKKEEILHALLQAGIEPERRGESLSIEEFARLANGLYPVFGEHGKDRE; translated from the coding sequence ATGAATAAGGCGATCGCCAGCCCGGGACGGACCAGGGAGATCCTGGACAAATACGGCTTCACGTTCAAAAAAAGCCTCGGGCAAAATTTCCTCATTGACGCCAATATTCTCGACAAAATCGTCGCCGCATCCGGCATCGATGAAACTTGCGGGGTGATTGAAATCGGCCCGGGGATCGGCGCCTTGACCGAACGGCTGGCGCAAAAAAGCAAAAAGGTGGCCGCTTTTGAGATCGACGGGCGGCTGATTCCGGTTTTAAAGGATGTTCTTGGCGGATATGGAAATGTCTCCATCATCCACCAGGATTTTTTAAAAGCGGATATCCGGAAGACGATCGCCGAGGAATTCCAAGATGCCGGCGACCTGCTGATCGTCGGCAATCTCCCCTACTACGTCACGACCCGGATGATCATGAAATGTTTGACAGAGGATCTTCCCGTAAGCCGGATGGTTTTCATGGTGCAAAAGGAGGTCGGCGACCGCCTTTCAGCCAAACCCGATTCGAAGGATTACGGATCCCTTTCCATCGCCGTTCAGTATTACACGGTGCCGGAAATTGTCACGAAGGTCCCGAAAACGGCCTTTATGCCCCGGCCGAAAGTGGATTCCATCGTCGTCCGCCTGACGAAAAGGGAGCATCCTCCCGTTGGCGTGGCCGATGAAACATTTTTCTTCACCGTCACCCGCAGCTGTTTTGCCCAACGGCGAAAAACGATCATGAACAACCTCATGCATCAGATGCCCGGGGGCAAAGATAAAAAGGAGGAGATTCTTCACGCTTTGCTTCAGGCGGGAATCGAGCCGGAAAGGAGGGGGGAATCCTTGTCCATCGAAGAATTCGCCCGGCTGGCCAACGGGCTGTACCCCGTTTTCGGAGAACACGGAAAGGACCGGGAATGA
- a CDS encoding G5 and 3D domain-containing protein: MNIENGLLPKARSKAKQSFISAGVIISFTIIGILFHEGTKKTVAVSIDGKVQEVSTDAKNVQELLDDLNVDVKKNDYVYPSLDTELKENMKIVWKPAVQVVINIDGEKQKAWTTAETVGQLLDQYKIDLGKHDVINFTKQSSLANNLEIKINRAFEVQLIDGGKSRKVWSPSTTVADFLRQQGIALNENDRVEPGLNEKLTRNSKVSVIRVEKVTDVVEEPIHYAVITKKDSRIPYGEQRIIQGGKTGKKEKKYEVVYENGKIVSKKLISEKIVEKPQDKIVAVGAKKIIRTASRGNADAKEFFVTATAYTANCSGCSGRTATGINLMANPDIKLIAVDPRIIPLGTKVYVEGYGYAIAGDTGNKIKGYKIDLFFPSKQQAWRWGVRKVKIRIIK, from the coding sequence GTGAACATTGAGAACGGGCTGTTGCCCAAGGCCAGAAGCAAAGCGAAGCAGTCCTTCATCTCCGCAGGTGTCATCATTTCTTTTACGATCATCGGCATCCTGTTTCATGAAGGAACGAAAAAGACGGTGGCTGTTTCCATCGACGGAAAAGTCCAAGAGGTCAGCACCGATGCGAAAAATGTCCAGGAACTGCTGGATGATTTGAATGTCGATGTGAAAAAGAACGATTATGTCTATCCGAGCTTGGATACGGAACTGAAGGAGAACATGAAAATCGTTTGGAAGCCCGCCGTGCAGGTCGTGATCAACATCGACGGGGAAAAACAAAAGGCCTGGACGACGGCGGAAACCGTCGGACAGCTCCTGGACCAATATAAGATCGATCTTGGAAAACATGATGTCATCAATTTCACGAAACAGTCGTCCCTGGCCAATAATCTGGAAATCAAAATAAACAGGGCCTTCGAAGTGCAATTGATCGACGGGGGCAAAAGCAGAAAAGTCTGGTCTCCTTCGACTACGGTCGCTGACTTTTTACGGCAACAAGGAATCGCGTTGAATGAAAATGATCGGGTAGAACCGGGGTTGAACGAAAAGCTGACCCGGAATTCCAAAGTTTCAGTCATCCGAGTTGAAAAAGTCACCGATGTAGTCGAAGAACCGATCCATTACGCCGTCATCACGAAAAAGGATAGCCGCATCCCCTACGGCGAGCAAAGAATCATCCAGGGTGGAAAAACGGGGAAAAAGGAGAAAAAATACGAAGTTGTCTATGAAAACGGCAAGATTGTTTCCAAAAAACTGATCAGTGAAAAAATCGTCGAAAAGCCCCAAGATAAGATTGTCGCCGTGGGGGCGAAAAAGATCATCCGGACGGCTTCCCGGGGAAATGCGGATGCTAAGGAATTTTTCGTCACGGCGACGGCTTATACCGCCAATTGCAGCGGCTGTTCGGGAAGAACGGCAACCGGCATCAACCTGATGGCCAATCCGGACATTAAACTGATTGCCGTAGATCCGCGGATCATTCCGCTGGGGACGAAGGTTTACGTGGAAGGTTACGGATACGCCATCGCCGGAGATACGGGGAACAAAATCAAAGGATATAAAATTGATCTGTTCTTCCCGTCGAAACAACAGGCGTGGCGATGGGGAGTAAGAAAGGTGAAAATACGGATCATCAAATAA